The proteins below come from a single Gossypium raimondii isolate GPD5lz chromosome 2, ASM2569854v1, whole genome shotgun sequence genomic window:
- the LOC128033847 gene encoding NAD(P)H-quinone oxidoreductase subunit 2 A, chloroplastic-like, translating to MGSILYIREEEKEVRNPLFDSDSPTPVVAFLSVTSKVAASASATRIFDIPFYFSSNEWHLLLEILAILSMILGNLIAITQTSMKRMLAYSSIGQIGYVIIGIIVGDSNGGYASMITYMLFYISMNLGTFACIVLFGLRTGTDNIRDYAGLYTKDPFLALSLALCLLSLGGLPPLAGFFGKLHLFWCGWQAGLYFLVSIGLLTSVVSIYYYLKIIKLLMTGRNQEITPHVRNYRRSPLRSTNSIELSMIVCVIASTIPGISMNPIIAIAQDTLF from the exons ATGGGTTCGATCTTATACATACGCGAGGAAG AGAAAGAAGTGAGGAATCCTCTTTTCGACTCTGACTCTCCCACTCCAGTCGTTGCTTTTCTTTCTGTTACTTCGAAAGTAGCTGCTTCGGCTTCAGCCACTCGAATTTTCgatattcctttttatttctcatcAAACGAAtggcatcttcttctggaaatCCTAGCTATTCTTAGCATGATATTGGGGAATCTCATTGCTATTACTCAAACAAGCATGAAACGTATGCTTGCATATTCGTCCATAGGTCAAATCGGATATGTAATTATTGGAATAATTGTTGGAGACTCAAATGGTGGATATGCGAGCATGATAACTTATATGCTGTTCTATATCTCCATGAATCTAGGAACTTTTGCTTGCATTGTATTATTTGGTCTACGTACCGGAACTGATAACATTCGAGATTATGCAGGATTATACACAAAAGATCCTTTTTTGGCTCTCTCTTTAGCTCTATGTCTCTTATCTCTAGGAGGTCTTCCTCCACTAGCAGGTTTTTTCGGAAAACTCCATTTATTCTGGTGTGGATGGCAGGCAGGCCTCTATTTCTTGGTTTCAATAGGACTCCTTACGAGCGTTGTTTCTATCTActattatctaaaaataatcaaGTTATTAATGACTGGACGAAACCAAGAAATAACCCCTCACGTGCGAAATTATAGAAGATCCCCTTTAAGATCAACCAATTCCATCGAATTGAGTATGATTGTATGTGTGATAGCATCTACTATACCAGGAATATCAATGAACCCGATTATTGCAATTGCTCAGGATACCCTTTTTTAG